In Brevibacillus brevis NBRC 100599, a single genomic region encodes these proteins:
- a CDS encoding VOC family protein encodes MALQSKQIFVNLPVKDLNKSIDFFTAIGYEFNPQFTDQKAACMVIGENIFAMLLVEEFFQTFTKKELTDATRSTEVIVALSADSRAQVDEIVNKAFAAGATPAKDPVDHGFMYGWSFQDLDGHLWEFLHMDQGAVPQE; translated from the coding sequence ATGGCATTGCAATCCAAACAAATTTTCGTCAATTTACCGGTGAAGGACCTCAACAAATCAATCGACTTTTTTACGGCGATCGGGTATGAATTTAACCCGCAATTTACGGATCAAAAGGCAGCATGCATGGTAATCGGCGAAAATATTTTTGCCATGCTGCTCGTCGAAGAGTTTTTCCAAACGTTTACGAAAAAAGAGCTGACGGATGCAACCAGAAGTACCGAGGTCATTGTCGCGTTGTCTGCGGACAGTAGAGCGCAAGTCGATGAGATCGTAAACAAAGCATTTGCTGCGGGCGCAACTCCAGCGAAAGACCCGGTTGACCATGGCTTCATGTACGGCTGGAGCTTTCAAGATTTGGACGGCCATCTGTGGGAGTTCTTGCATATGGATCAAGGCGCTGTTCCACAGGAATAA
- the ahpF gene encoding alkyl hydroperoxide reductase subunit F, whose amino-acid sequence MALDQEIKAQLEQYLELLEGDIVLKVSAGTDEASSEMLALIDELASMSLKISVEKAELTRTPSFSVNRVGEDTGVVFAGTPLGHEFTSLVLALLQVSGRAPKVEQSVIDQIKDLRGEYKFESYISLSCHNCPDVVQALNLMSIFNPGITHTMIDGAVFKDEVESKNVMAVPSVFLNGEFFESGRMTVEEILAKLGSAPDASEFDNKDPYDVLVVGGGPAGASAAIYAARKGIRTGLVAERLGGQVNDTLGIENFISVKYIEGPQLAANLEKQVKEYGIDVMKLQRAKRLEKKDLIEVELENGAVLKSKTVILSTGARWRNLGVPGEAEFKNKGVAYCPHCDGPLFIGKDVAVVGGGNSGVEAAIDLAGIVKHVTVLEFSPELKADAVLQDRLYSLPNVTVLKNVQTKEITGTDKVNGISYIERETGETKHIELQGVFVQIGLVPNTDWLGETIERTRFGEIVVDSHGSTNIPGVFAAGDCTNSAYKQIIISMGSGATAALGAFDYLIRN is encoded by the coding sequence ATGGCCCTTGACCAAGAAATCAAAGCGCAACTAGAACAATATCTCGAGCTCTTGGAAGGCGATATTGTACTCAAAGTCAGTGCAGGCACGGATGAGGCATCCTCAGAGATGCTTGCACTGATTGATGAGCTAGCCAGCATGTCTTTGAAGATCAGTGTGGAGAAAGCAGAACTCACTCGCACACCTAGCTTTAGCGTAAACCGTGTCGGCGAAGATACTGGCGTTGTTTTTGCCGGTACTCCGCTGGGTCACGAATTTACTTCCTTGGTATTGGCTCTCTTGCAGGTTAGCGGAAGAGCTCCAAAGGTCGAGCAAAGTGTCATTGATCAAATCAAAGACCTTCGTGGTGAATATAAGTTCGAATCTTACATCAGCTTGAGTTGCCACAATTGTCCAGATGTTGTCCAAGCTCTGAACTTGATGAGTATCTTCAATCCTGGTATTACTCATACAATGATTGACGGTGCCGTATTCAAGGACGAGGTAGAGAGCAAAAACGTGATGGCTGTGCCAAGCGTTTTCCTCAACGGTGAATTTTTCGAAAGCGGCCGTATGACCGTGGAAGAAATTCTTGCCAAGCTGGGTTCTGCTCCGGACGCATCCGAGTTTGACAATAAAGACCCCTATGATGTACTTGTTGTTGGCGGTGGCCCAGCAGGTGCTAGTGCGGCGATTTATGCAGCACGTAAAGGGATTCGTACTGGTCTCGTTGCTGAACGCCTTGGCGGTCAAGTCAATGACACATTGGGCATTGAGAACTTCATCAGTGTGAAATACATTGAAGGTCCTCAGCTCGCAGCCAACTTGGAAAAGCAAGTAAAAGAGTATGGCATTGATGTCATGAAGCTGCAACGTGCCAAGCGTTTGGAGAAGAAGGATCTGATCGAAGTCGAACTCGAAAACGGCGCTGTTCTGAAGAGTAAGACAGTCATCTTGTCGACAGGTGCTCGTTGGCGGAATCTGGGTGTACCAGGTGAAGCAGAGTTCAAGAACAAGGGTGTAGCTTATTGCCCTCACTGCGATGGTCCTTTGTTCATAGGCAAAGATGTCGCAGTTGTTGGCGGCGGTAATTCAGGTGTGGAAGCAGCGATTGATCTCGCAGGTATTGTGAAGCATGTAACCGTTCTGGAATTCTCGCCAGAACTGAAAGCTGACGCAGTATTGCAAGATCGTCTTTACAGTCTGCCAAATGTCACTGTACTCAAAAACGTTCAAACCAAAGAAATTACGGGTACAGATAAAGTAAACGGCATTTCTTACATCGAGCGTGAGACAGGTGAAACCAAGCACATTGAATTGCAAGGTGTGTTTGTACAGATCGGTCTGGTACCAAATACAGATTGGTTGGGCGAAACGATTGAGCGCACTCGCTTTGGTGAAATCGTAGTAGACAGCCATGGTTCTACAAACATCCCTGGTGTTTTTGCTGCGGGTGATTGCACGAACAGTGCTTATAAACAGATCATCATTTCGATGGGATCTGGAGCTACTGCGGCTTTGGGAGCTTTCGATTATCTCATCCGCAACTAA
- a CDS encoding MBL fold metallo-hydrolase, producing the protein MNQIHFLAISFMYNGSAQVITPVLLQDEHELILVDCGYPDFLPLLQEAAHKQQLTLDDLTKVIVTHHDMDHIGSLAALKRTYPHLEIIAYESEAPYIAGQKTSLRLEQAQATLDHLASGEKQHAEEFIRFLRSIEPCAVDRTVTNHERLPLCGGIEIIHTPGHMPGHISLYLIASKTLIAGDAVVIENGRLEIANPSYTLDMQEAIRSVRRLLDYDIEQLICYHGGSFQGDVKKALRELLQAYDPTQEVLNG; encoded by the coding sequence ATGAACCAGATTCACTTTCTCGCCATTTCGTTTATGTACAATGGATCTGCACAGGTCATTACCCCTGTGCTGCTGCAAGATGAGCATGAACTGATTCTTGTGGACTGTGGTTATCCGGACTTTTTGCCACTGCTTCAGGAGGCCGCACACAAGCAACAGCTTACGCTCGACGACCTTACGAAGGTCATTGTGACGCATCACGATATGGATCACATCGGTTCTTTGGCAGCGTTAAAAAGAACCTATCCCCACCTCGAAATCATCGCCTACGAATCCGAAGCACCGTACATCGCTGGACAAAAGACATCTTTGCGATTGGAACAGGCGCAAGCAACACTGGACCATCTGGCGTCGGGTGAAAAGCAGCACGCTGAGGAATTTATTCGCTTTTTGCGGTCCATCGAGCCCTGTGCGGTTGATCGAACCGTAACGAATCACGAACGCCTGCCTTTGTGCGGCGGCATCGAGATCATTCATACACCTGGACATATGCCGGGACATATTTCATTGTATTTGATCGCAAGCAAAACACTGATTGCTGGTGATGCTGTTGTCATCGAAAACGGTAGACTCGAAATCGCCAATCCGTCCTATACGCTGGATATGCAGGAAGCGATTCGCTCTGTCCGCCGTTTGCTCGATTATGACATCGAGCAGTTGATTTGCTATCACGGTGGATCGTTTCAGGGGGACGTCAAGAAAGCGCTGCGGGAACTACTCCAAGCCTACGACCCGACCCAGGAGGTTTTAAACGGATGA
- a CDS encoding ABC transporter substrate-binding protein: MYKRLLAIPIAALLLVLAACGNGGQTGDSAAAKPTRSITYLGNTYTIPARTKAIVFVGFPASYEDSFLLGIPPVAATVDKNGKFPAEYQAMIRNAKQLPYHITENLGELVALEPDVIMTTDKTSKEDLAKLQTAASVIPVSTNGAHWQENLRLLADVRGRDDNLDTFIGKVKQNAQELRDKLAPLPEKKVLTLWFQEGSFYAYPKDERYNNLLYTDLALPVPDVVANMKERTALSMDALAKEDPNYLFVMVNKEDQPAFKQLQEKPAWKNLRAVKADQMYVNAVEPGLAGGTAYSNQQFLNAIRKQMLQMSE; encoded by the coding sequence ATGTATAAACGGCTACTAGCTATCCCGATTGCTGCTTTGCTCCTCGTCCTGGCAGCCTGCGGAAATGGTGGACAAACGGGCGATTCAGCGGCAGCAAAACCGACCAGATCGATCACTTACTTAGGCAACACTTATACAATTCCGGCCAGAACCAAAGCTATTGTTTTCGTTGGCTTCCCTGCTTCGTATGAAGATTCTTTCTTGCTGGGAATCCCGCCCGTCGCAGCTACGGTGGATAAAAACGGAAAGTTTCCGGCGGAATATCAAGCCATGATTAGAAATGCCAAGCAGCTCCCCTATCATATAACTGAGAACCTAGGTGAGCTGGTTGCCCTCGAACCTGACGTCATCATGACAACTGACAAGACCTCCAAGGAAGACTTGGCCAAATTACAAACCGCTGCATCCGTCATTCCCGTCTCTACGAACGGAGCTCATTGGCAAGAAAACTTGCGTTTGCTCGCTGATGTTCGTGGAAGAGATGACAATTTGGATACCTTTATAGGGAAAGTGAAGCAAAATGCACAGGAACTCCGCGACAAGCTCGCTCCACTCCCGGAAAAGAAAGTGCTGACGCTGTGGTTCCAAGAAGGCTCCTTTTACGCCTATCCAAAGGATGAACGGTATAATAACCTGTTATATACGGACTTGGCCCTGCCTGTCCCAGATGTCGTCGCGAACATGAAGGAGCGTACCGCACTCTCTATGGATGCTTTGGCAAAAGAAGATCCTAACTACTTGTTTGTGATGGTTAACAAAGAAGACCAGCCCGCTTTCAAGCAGTTGCAAGAGAAGCCTGCATGGAAAAATCTACGTGCAGTCAAAGCTGATCAAATGTACGTGAATGCAGTAGAACCAGGATTAGCTGGTGGCACGGCCTACAGCAACCAACAGTTTTTAAATGCTATTCGAAAACAGATGCTACAGATGAGTGAATAA
- a CDS encoding PH domain-containing protein, with the protein MPSRISAPQKSLSKDAFKVELITAGITVVIGLVILTVLYYLDNRFAWKEWMGWCLHGLLVIGVIATIWSFVEPYFLYKSWRYDIDEDFLQMKFGVITEKHFLVPMTKIQAVSTKQGPILRKYGLYTISIKTMGSSHEIPGLPGDVASQLREQIAHYAKLKEVE; encoded by the coding sequence ATGCCTTCTCGAATTAGCGCACCACAGAAGAGCTTGTCCAAGGATGCGTTCAAGGTAGAGCTTATTACTGCGGGGATTACGGTTGTAATCGGGCTTGTTATTTTGACCGTTCTTTATTATCTAGATAATCGTTTTGCCTGGAAGGAATGGATGGGATGGTGTTTGCACGGATTGCTCGTTATCGGTGTGATCGCGACGATCTGGTCTTTTGTCGAGCCGTATTTTTTATATAAAAGCTGGCGGTATGATATCGATGAGGATTTCCTGCAAATGAAATTCGGGGTGATCACAGAGAAACATTTCCTTGTTCCCATGACGAAAATTCAAGCAGTCTCTACGAAACAAGGACCAATTTTGCGAAAGTACGGGCTGTACACCATCTCGATTAAAACAATGGGCTCCTCACACGAAATTCCAGGGTTGCCGGGGGATGTCGCTTCTCAATTGAGAGAACAGATTGCACACTACGCCAAATTAAAGGAAGTGGAGTAG
- a CDS encoding CD3324 family protein: protein MKYKNAQDLLPGDLLRQIQHYVQGSYLYIPIHHENKRQWGASTDTKQWLSERNQAIWQAYREGASVKMLAQKHYLTEHSIRRIIRGHK, encoded by the coding sequence ATGAAATACAAAAATGCACAAGACCTATTGCCAGGCGATCTACTGCGGCAAATTCAGCATTACGTACAAGGAAGTTACTTGTACATCCCGATCCACCACGAAAACAAACGACAATGGGGCGCATCCACAGACACAAAGCAATGGTTAAGCGAGCGTAATCAAGCGATTTGGCAAGCCTATCGCGAAGGGGCTTCTGTCAAAATGCTCGCCCAGAAACATTACTTGACCGAACACAGTATTCGGCGCATTATTCGTGGACATAAATGA
- a CDS encoding ABC transporter ATP-binding protein, which translates to MSQQKQQQPVFSPRPGRGFGHGAARGPVSKPKNFSGTLKRLWLAFGKEKKLLPIVFAIVFVDALLMLSAPYLIGKSIDAMTGGEEALSFLSILILALLGSYIFDGALTFLQSWLMAGISQRIVTNLRQSLFDKLQKLPIAYFDSRTHGELMSRLTNDIDNVSSSISQSTTQLMSGGIVILGSLVMMLVLSPILTLACLITVPLVFLLTRTIAKRTSVLFKNQQMELGKLNGHIEETISGIQVVQAFNYEQKAIEDFTTINDRLSKIGMKAQVWTGFLMPIMNVINNLGFAMVAIVGGVLAVKGLITVGVIASFLSYSRQFVRPLNDLANIFNVLQSGVAGAERVFEVLDEQEEPVDSPGATVLAQPKGHVVFDQVSFGYRPDQLILKNISFEAQAGSTIALVGPTGAGKTTIVNLLTRFYDVTSGTIYLDGKDIREYSRDSLRRSFGFVLQDTYLFSGTIKENIMYGKPDATDTEVVAAAKMANADVFINRLPMRYDTMLTENGGNLSQGQRQLLAIARVILAKPSLLILDEATSSIDTRTELNIQDALLTIMDGRTSFVIAHRLNTIRDADTIMVVDRGEIVEKGSHDELIEQKGTYYQLFYNQFKNLEAAGE; encoded by the coding sequence GTGAGTCAACAGAAGCAACAACAACCTGTCTTTTCACCGAGACCTGGCCGAGGCTTTGGACATGGTGCTGCCAGAGGTCCAGTAAGTAAGCCTAAAAATTTTTCGGGTACGCTAAAAAGACTCTGGTTAGCTTTTGGCAAAGAAAAGAAGCTGCTGCCGATCGTATTCGCCATTGTATTTGTCGATGCTCTACTCATGCTGTCTGCCCCTTATTTGATCGGAAAGTCGATTGATGCGATGACAGGTGGCGAGGAAGCTCTTAGCTTTTTGTCTATCCTCATTCTTGCTTTGCTCGGCTCGTATATCTTCGATGGGGCACTGACGTTTTTGCAAAGCTGGTTGATGGCAGGCATCTCGCAACGGATCGTCACGAACTTGAGGCAATCCCTTTTTGACAAGCTGCAAAAGCTGCCAATTGCTTATTTCGATTCGCGGACGCACGGGGAGTTGATGAGCAGGCTCACAAATGATATCGACAACGTCAGCAGCTCCATTTCCCAATCGACAACGCAATTGATGTCAGGGGGGATCGTGATCCTCGGTTCGCTGGTGATGATGCTCGTCCTGTCTCCGATCCTGACACTTGCATGCCTGATCACGGTGCCACTCGTTTTTCTGCTCACACGAACAATTGCCAAACGAACGAGCGTACTGTTCAAAAATCAGCAGATGGAGCTAGGTAAGCTAAATGGACACATTGAAGAGACGATTTCAGGCATTCAGGTGGTGCAGGCCTTCAATTATGAGCAAAAAGCCATTGAGGACTTTACGACGATCAATGACCGGCTCAGCAAGATCGGGATGAAGGCACAAGTCTGGACGGGCTTTCTCATGCCGATCATGAACGTGATTAACAACCTCGGCTTTGCCATGGTGGCGATTGTCGGAGGTGTTCTCGCTGTCAAAGGATTGATCACAGTCGGTGTGATTGCGAGCTTTCTCAGTTATTCCCGCCAGTTTGTCCGTCCGCTGAACGACCTCGCCAACATTTTCAATGTGCTTCAATCCGGTGTTGCTGGGGCGGAGCGGGTGTTTGAGGTGTTGGATGAACAAGAGGAGCCAGTGGATTCTCCGGGTGCCACTGTGCTCGCACAGCCTAAGGGTCACGTTGTTTTCGATCAGGTTAGCTTTGGCTATCGTCCAGATCAACTGATTTTGAAAAATATCAGCTTCGAGGCACAGGCGGGGAGTACCATCGCGTTAGTCGGACCGACGGGTGCAGGCAAGACCACCATTGTGAATTTGCTCACGCGGTTTTACGATGTGACCTCGGGTACGATTTATTTGGACGGAAAAGACATTCGAGAGTATTCGCGGGACAGCTTGCGGCGCAGCTTTGGCTTTGTTTTGCAGGATACGTACTTGTTCTCTGGTACGATCAAGGAAAATATTATGTACGGCAAGCCAGATGCGACAGATACGGAGGTAGTAGCCGCTGCGAAAATGGCAAATGCAGATGTGTTCATCAATCGGCTTCCGATGCGTTATGACACGATGCTGACGGAAAATGGGGGCAACCTGAGTCAGGGACAACGCCAGCTTTTGGCGATTGCCCGCGTCATACTCGCCAAGCCCTCGCTGCTCATACTCGATGAGGCAACAAGCAGCATCGACACACGGACAGAGCTGAATATCCAGGATGCGCTCCTCACCATTATGGATGGGCGTACGAGCTTTGTGATTGCACACAGGCTTAATACCATTCGGGATGCCGACACGATTATGGTCGTGGATCGGGGAGAGATCGTGGAAAAAGGCAGTCACGATGAACTTATTGAGCAAAAAGGTACCTACTATCAATTGTTTTACAACCAGTTTAAAAATCTGGAGGCTGCTGGGGAATAA
- a CDS encoding prohibitin family protein, with product MSDKNVVKMSPFQAGGKLIATIVILVALVLLGTQSFTIISAGHSGVVLQLGAVQPKVLQEGMHFKIPFIQTVVPMEVRVQKSEMSQTSASRDLQTVSTTIAVNHHLDAENVNKLYQQVGLEYNSRIVDPAIAESFKAVTAQYTAEELVSKRSEVSQKVKEVLHKKLSNYNIILDEINIREFTFSDEFNRAIESKQVAEQQALKSKLDLERIKIEKEQEITRAEAQAQALRLQKQEVTPELIQLRQIEAQLEAIRKWDGKLPSVTGGATPFINVGTK from the coding sequence ATGAGCGACAAAAATGTTGTAAAAATGAGTCCCTTTCAAGCAGGAGGAAAGCTGATCGCAACGATTGTGATACTGGTTGCGTTGGTCTTGCTTGGCACGCAATCTTTTACGATTATTTCCGCAGGGCATAGTGGGGTTGTGCTGCAACTGGGAGCGGTACAGCCAAAAGTGTTACAAGAAGGCATGCATTTTAAAATTCCGTTCATTCAAACGGTGGTGCCGATGGAAGTGCGGGTGCAAAAATCAGAAATGAGCCAGACTTCTGCTTCACGTGACCTGCAAACCGTCTCTACGACAATTGCTGTTAACCATCATTTGGATGCAGAAAATGTCAATAAACTGTATCAGCAAGTGGGATTGGAGTACAATAGCCGAATTGTTGATCCTGCCATTGCCGAATCATTTAAAGCCGTGACTGCTCAATACACAGCAGAAGAACTGGTATCCAAGCGTTCTGAGGTCAGCCAAAAGGTAAAAGAAGTCTTGCATAAAAAGCTGTCGAATTATAACATCATCCTCGACGAAATCAATATTCGCGAGTTTACTTTCAGTGATGAATTCAACCGCGCCATTGAATCCAAGCAGGTGGCCGAGCAGCAAGCGCTCAAATCGAAGCTGGATTTGGAGCGGATCAAGATCGAGAAAGAGCAAGAAATCACAAGAGCAGAAGCACAGGCACAAGCACTGCGTCTGCAAAAGCAAGAGGTTACGCCAGAGCTGATTCAGCTCAGACAGATTGAGGCGCAACTCGAAGCGATACGCAAATGGGATGGAAAGCTGCCGAGCGTAACGGGTGGAGCTACTCCGTTTATCAACGTGGGTACTAAGTAA
- the ahpC gene encoding alkyl hydroperoxide reductase subunit C: MSLIGTEVLPFKAQAFQKGKFLEVTEANFKGQWSVVCFYPADFTFVCPTELEDLQNQYATLKELGVEVYSVSTDTHFTHKAWHASSEAISKVEYIMIGDPSHVISRNFDVLIEAEGLADRGTFIIDPDGVIQAVEITAGGIGRDASALINKIKAAQYVRNNPGEVCPAKWQEGGKTLKPSLDLVGKI, encoded by the coding sequence ATGTCACTCATCGGAACTGAAGTATTGCCTTTTAAAGCACAAGCATTCCAAAAAGGTAAATTTCTCGAAGTAACTGAAGCAAACTTCAAAGGTCAATGGAGCGTAGTTTGCTTCTACCCAGCAGACTTCACTTTCGTTTGCCCTACTGAACTCGAAGATCTGCAAAACCAATATGCAACTTTGAAAGAACTCGGTGTTGAAGTATACTCCGTTTCTACAGATACTCACTTCACTCATAAAGCATGGCACGCAAGCTCTGAAGCAATCAGCAAAGTAGAATACATCATGATCGGTGACCCTTCCCATGTGATCTCCCGCAACTTCGACGTATTGATCGAAGCTGAAGGTCTGGCAGATCGCGGTACATTCATCATCGACCCAGACGGTGTCATCCAAGCTGTTGAGATTACTGCAGGTGGCATTGGCCGTGATGCAAGTGCTCTGATCAACAAAATCAAAGCAGCACAATATGTTCGCAACAATCCAGGTGAAGTTTGCCCAGCTAAATGGCAAGAAGGTGGCAAAACACTGAAACCAAGCCTTGATCTCGTAGGCAAAATCTAA
- a CDS encoding ABC transporter ATP-binding protein: MRFYTTYIKKYGVVAGISMFFLALEAVCDLLQPTILSHIIDTGIGNRDMDYVLKTGGLMLLVTALGAVAASIRNVLATYVSQNFGAQLRADLFSKVQSLPFENLNKFDRASLVTRLTNDVNQVQMFVNGMMRIFVKAPLMCIGGLFMATQLNVDLAVILAIVVPIVGLFIFLNMKIGFPFFLKVQQALDRVNGAMREYLSGVRVVKAFNRFDFERGKFTRANEELQSKSVSATRVMSIFSPAIMLTMNLGIVAVLWLGGLGVEQGSIEVGHIIAFTNYMTQILFSLMMISLVFNMFVRAKASAGRIGEVFAEENQMSWKEEQPHELPGKKGRIDFEEVSFSYDGEGGQPVLKQISFTCLPGETVGIIGSTGSGKSSLVGLIPRFYDVTEGTIRVDGIDVRDIEPKRLREKMAIVPQKTMLFTGTVMENIRWGKAEATHEEVEQAARMAQAHEFISATPEGYETRVGQGGVNFSGGQKQRISIARALVKKPEILILDDSTSAVDVATERKIKDALRAYAAGLTCILIAQRITSVMDADKIIVLDNGEVAGIGTHDELMTSCQVYQEIFQSQIGREVK, encoded by the coding sequence ATGCGCTTCTACACAACCTACATAAAAAAATACGGCGTAGTCGCCGGGATTTCCATGTTTTTCTTAGCTTTGGAGGCGGTATGTGATCTATTGCAGCCGACGATTCTGTCTCACATTATCGATACGGGTATCGGAAACCGGGATATGGATTACGTGCTCAAGACAGGCGGGCTGATGCTGCTCGTTACGGCGTTGGGGGCAGTCGCGGCATCGATCCGCAATGTGCTGGCGACATACGTGTCGCAAAACTTTGGTGCGCAGCTGCGCGCAGATTTGTTTTCCAAAGTGCAATCCTTACCCTTTGAAAACCTGAACAAGTTCGATAGAGCCTCACTCGTGACACGTCTGACTAATGACGTCAATCAAGTGCAGATGTTTGTGAACGGCATGATGCGAATATTCGTCAAAGCGCCGTTGATGTGCATTGGCGGGTTGTTTATGGCAACCCAATTGAACGTGGATTTGGCTGTGATTCTCGCCATTGTCGTACCCATTGTGGGTCTGTTTATTTTCTTGAATATGAAAATCGGTTTTCCGTTCTTCCTGAAGGTACAGCAAGCACTCGACCGAGTGAACGGTGCGATGCGTGAGTATTTATCTGGGGTACGAGTCGTTAAGGCATTCAATCGCTTTGATTTTGAGCGTGGCAAGTTTACACGGGCAAACGAAGAGCTGCAGTCCAAATCGGTCTCGGCTACGCGGGTGATGTCGATCTTCAGTCCAGCGATTATGCTGACGATGAATCTCGGAATTGTCGCGGTCCTCTGGCTTGGGGGGCTTGGCGTAGAACAAGGAAGCATCGAGGTCGGTCATATCATCGCGTTTACGAACTACATGACGCAAATCCTGTTTTCACTCATGATGATTTCCTTGGTATTTAACATGTTTGTGCGGGCCAAAGCATCGGCAGGACGCATCGGAGAAGTATTTGCGGAGGAAAACCAAATGAGCTGGAAGGAGGAGCAACCTCACGAGCTTCCAGGCAAAAAGGGACGCATCGACTTCGAAGAGGTCAGCTTCTCGTATGATGGAGAAGGCGGTCAGCCAGTACTCAAGCAGATTTCGTTTACTTGTCTGCCGGGGGAGACAGTCGGGATTATCGGGTCGACAGGCTCTGGAAAAAGCAGTTTGGTTGGTTTGATTCCACGGTTTTATGATGTAACGGAAGGCACGATTCGAGTAGATGGCATCGATGTACGCGATATCGAACCGAAGCGATTGCGCGAAAAAATGGCAATTGTGCCGCAAAAAACCATGCTGTTTACGGGCACGGTGATGGAAAACATTCGTTGGGGCAAGGCAGAGGCGACCCACGAGGAGGTCGAGCAAGCGGCACGTATGGCGCAGGCTCACGAGTTCATCTCCGCCACTCCTGAAGGCTATGAGACACGCGTAGGACAGGGAGGAGTCAATTTCTCTGGAGGACAGAAGCAGCGTATTTCCATAGCCAGGGCCTTGGTGAAAAAGCCGGAAATCCTCATTCTCGATGACAGTACAAGCGCGGTAGATGTGGCAACAGAAAGGAAGATTAAGGATGCGCTTCGAGCCTATGCGGCTGGTCTTACCTGCATTTTGATTGCACAGAGAATAACCTCCGTTATGGATGCGGACAAAATCATCGTGCTCGACAATGGTGAAGTTGCGGGCATCGGTACGCATGACGAATTGATGACCTCTTGTCAGGTCTATCAGGAAATCTTTCAGTCACAAATCGGCCGGGAGGTGAAGTAA
- a CDS encoding class I SAM-dependent methyltransferase: protein MKQNKYDEPSFFTTYSQMARSVEGLNAAGEWHAFRELLPSLREKKVLDLGCGFGWHCRYAREQQARSVVGVDLSEKMLARAKETTTDPAIEYLRLPIEDIDFTPEEFDVVISSLAIHYVERFDLLCQRIYHCLAPGGSFVFSVEHPVFTALAGQDWHYGPGGERLHWPVDNYQQEGIRQTNFLDHEVVKYHRTFSSYMNDLLAAGFYLTKVAEPGPPEEMLDIPGMRDEIRRPIFLLIAASKPASS from the coding sequence ATGAAACAGAACAAATACGATGAGCCAAGTTTCTTCACCACCTACAGTCAAATGGCCCGTTCGGTTGAGGGACTGAACGCCGCGGGAGAATGGCACGCGTTTCGAGAGCTACTGCCTTCCCTTCGCGAGAAAAAAGTGCTCGACCTAGGCTGCGGCTTCGGCTGGCATTGCCGATATGCGCGTGAGCAGCAGGCCCGCTCTGTTGTGGGTGTGGACCTTTCCGAAAAAATGCTGGCGCGTGCCAAAGAGACGACAACTGATCCCGCCATCGAGTATCTGCGTCTTCCGATTGAAGACATTGATTTTACTCCAGAGGAATTCGACGTCGTCATCAGCTCCTTGGCCATCCATTATGTGGAGCGCTTTGACTTGCTTTGCCAACGTATTTATCACTGTCTTGCTCCTGGAGGTTCCTTCGTTTTCTCCGTGGAGCATCCCGTCTTCACTGCTCTGGCTGGACAGGACTGGCATTACGGACCCGGGGGCGAACGGTTGCATTGGCCAGTGGACAACTATCAGCAGGAAGGCATCCGACAAACCAACTTTCTGGATCATGAAGTCGTCAAGTATCACCGAACGTTTTCAAGCTATATGAACGATCTCCTTGCTGCCGGATTTTACCTTACAAAAGTCGCTGAGCCTGGTCCTCCTGAGGAAATGCTGGATATACCCGGGATGCGAGACGAAATCCGTCGGCCGATCTTCTTGTTGATCGCCGCCAGCAAACCAGCATCATCCTAA